One genomic region from Evansella sp. LMS18 encodes:
- the uvsE gene encoding UV DNA damage repair endonuclease UvsE, with product MTLFRLGYVAMSMELKNSSPSQTMTYAQFEKIANHEGAKRKLERIAQSNLKNCLRLLKHNAAHDIRFFRFSSRIIPLANHEALEEWDFMAPLTSQLNEIGEFVSRNNMRTGFHPDHFVLLNSPKKEILKASLQNLQLHYDLLKKMGNGTKHKCVIHVGGSYKNKEIALERFVEHWAFVPRHIQEMIILENDDKTFNLQNTLYLCEKLNIPCVFDYHHHLANHDEANWVDYWPRIVSTWESSPLPVKMHISSPRSQEQFRAHNDFIDLEMFLRFLREVNGTVPQVDCMIEAKQKDRALFRLVKEIGEREDVTLIDHASFKIS from the coding sequence ATGACATTATTCCGGCTTGGTTATGTAGCAATGAGTATGGAACTGAAGAATAGTTCTCCGTCGCAGACGATGACATATGCCCAATTTGAGAAAATAGCGAATCATGAAGGTGCTAAAAGGAAACTGGAAAGAATCGCCCAGTCAAACCTGAAGAATTGTCTCCGCCTGCTGAAACATAATGCAGCACATGATATCCGGTTTTTTCGTTTCAGTTCAAGAATTATACCTCTTGCTAACCATGAAGCTCTTGAGGAATGGGATTTTATGGCTCCATTGACAAGCCAGTTAAATGAAATTGGTGAATTTGTCAGCCGGAATAATATGAGAACAGGGTTCCATCCCGATCATTTTGTGTTACTTAATTCCCCGAAAAAAGAAATACTGAAAGCTTCTCTTCAGAATCTTCAGCTCCATTATGATTTGCTAAAGAAAATGGGTAACGGAACGAAACATAAATGTGTCATCCATGTGGGGGGAAGTTATAAAAATAAAGAGATAGCTCTTGAACGTTTCGTAGAACACTGGGCATTTGTCCCCCGGCATATACAGGAAATGATTATTCTTGAAAATGATGATAAAACATTTAATCTGCAGAATACGTTGTATTTGTGCGAGAAGCTGAATATACCATGCGTTTTTGATTATCATCACCATCTTGCTAACCATGATGAAGCAAACTGGGTGGACTACTGGCCAAGAATTGTATCGACATGGGAGAGCTCTCCCCTGCCGGTTAAAATGCATATATCCAGCCCGAGGAGTCAGGAGCAGTTCAGAGCTCATAATGATTTTATAGACCTGGAGATGTTTCTGCGTTTTTTAAGAGAAGTGAATGGGACCGTTCCCCAGGTTGACTGCATGATTGAAGCTAAACAGAAGGACAGGGCTCTTTTTCGGCTCGTAAAAGAAATTGGTGAACGGGAGGATGTAACTCTCATTGATCATGCAAGCTTTAAAATAAGTTAA
- a CDS encoding NAD(P)/FAD-dependent oxidoreductase yields MAGKIKVAIMGAGLSGLASAIILERHGIKPVIFEKRSRVGDRFINGEALFSILSRPVYDPVRYLAEQFQIYIKPVSHINRLEINAPNKRAEINEQIGFINLRGRHQDSFDSQLAEQVASDIFFHSDFTYEELLTAYTHVIVATGDARDAIKQNNYKVDRTVTIKGATVEGRFDNYSVPVWLDNDLLPNGYAYLLPFSEKEAGIAFALPEQEAVSFHTDLMWEELHSRVCQYYEQPLKLTDQFHINGYQIGISRHSRIGNTFYTGNNFGSIMPFLGFGQFEAILTGVFAALDICGKGSYEKLTEPLRKSYSRSLTLRNAFESLTNDKYDFIVGRLNGQLGEKFFERNGSNPLKIISLLLRPFV; encoded by the coding sequence ATGGCTGGAAAAATAAAAGTAGCAATAATGGGAGCGGGGCTTTCAGGGTTGGCCTCAGCTATTATCCTTGAAAGACATGGTATAAAACCAGTTATTTTTGAAAAGCGAAGCCGCGTGGGCGATCGTTTTATAAATGGGGAAGCCCTGTTTTCTATTTTAAGCAGACCGGTTTACGACCCCGTCAGGTATCTTGCCGAACAGTTTCAGATTTATATTAAGCCAGTCAGCCATATTAATCGTCTGGAAATCAACGCACCTAACAAAAGAGCTGAAATAAATGAACAGATTGGTTTTATAAACTTGCGGGGAAGGCACCAGGACTCTTTTGACAGCCAGTTAGCGGAACAGGTGGCATCTGATATATTTTTCCATTCAGATTTTACATACGAGGAATTGCTCACTGCATATACGCATGTAATCGTGGCTACGGGGGACGCCAGGGATGCAATTAAACAAAATAATTACAAGGTGGACCGGACGGTAACGATAAAAGGGGCAACAGTTGAGGGCCGGTTCGATAATTATTCGGTTCCTGTATGGCTGGACAACGATCTTCTTCCGAATGGCTATGCATATTTGCTTCCTTTCTCTGAAAAAGAAGCAGGTATAGCATTCGCATTGCCGGAACAAGAGGCTGTATCGTTCCATACTGACTTGATGTGGGAAGAGTTACACAGCAGGGTTTGTCAATATTACGAACAGCCTCTTAAGCTGACAGACCAGTTTCATATAAACGGGTACCAAATAGGAATAAGCAGACATTCCAGGATAGGGAACACTTTTTATACAGGCAATAACTTTGGATCGATTATGCCTTTTCTCGGTTTCGGACAGTTTGAGGCGATCCTTACAGGGGTTTTTGCTGCTCTCGACATATGTGGAAAAGGAAGCTACGAAAAATTGACAGAACCTCTTCGCAAGAGTTATTCTCGTTCTCTTACATTAAGGAACGCTTTTGAATCTCTTACCAATGATAAATATGATTTTATTGTCGGCAGGCTTAACGGCCAATTAGGAGAAAAGTTCTTCGAACGAAACGGGAGCAATCCATTAAAAATCATCAGTTTATTACTAAGACCCTTCGTATAA
- the gndA gene encoding NADP-dependent phosphogluconate dehydrogenase — protein sequence MAENNIGVLGTGVMGKSIALNFANNGYSVSIYDIAAERVKEIVDTNSDKPLTGTYSIEEFVQSLESPKKILLMVQAGEVTDKAIESLLPHLSEKDILIDGGNTYFEDTMRRNNYLAEKGVHFIGAGVSGGEEGALKGPSIMPGGQKEAYELVAPMLKDIAAKVDGDPCCTYIGPDGAGHYVKMVHNGIEYGDMQLICEAYFLMEQVLGYGAEKLHDTFAEWNKGELDSYLIEITADIFTKTDRDTGKPLVDVILDTAGQKGTGKWTSKNALDHGVPLPIITESVFARFLSAIKDERVKASGILKGPEQASGVAENKEEWAEAIRKALYMSKLCSYAQGFAQLKAASGEYGWNLPLGDIAMIFRGGCIIRAGFLQNIKDAYDRDPELANLLIDPYFQKITAEYQTALREVVALGIKHGIPLPAFSAAIAYYDSYRTERLPANLLQAQRDYFGAHTYQRTDKEGTFHTEWLD from the coding sequence ATGGCAGAAAACAACATTGGAGTATTAGGAACAGGAGTAATGGGCAAAAGTATTGCTCTTAACTTTGCAAATAATGGATATAGTGTATCCATATATGATATAGCAGCAGAGCGTGTCAAAGAGATCGTGGATACAAACAGCGATAAGCCGCTGACAGGTACATACAGCATCGAAGAATTTGTACAGTCACTGGAAAGCCCTAAGAAAATCCTCCTCATGGTTCAGGCAGGCGAAGTCACAGATAAAGCAATTGAATCACTGCTTCCCCATCTTTCTGAAAAAGATATTTTAATTGATGGCGGAAATACTTATTTCGAAGACACAATGAGAAGAAACAATTACCTTGCTGAAAAAGGGGTACATTTTATTGGAGCAGGCGTTTCCGGCGGAGAGGAAGGGGCGTTGAAAGGCCCTTCGATTATGCCAGGAGGCCAGAAGGAAGCATATGAACTCGTTGCTCCAATGCTGAAAGATATCGCAGCAAAAGTTGATGGGGATCCATGCTGCACATATATAGGCCCTGATGGTGCCGGACATTATGTCAAAATGGTGCATAACGGAATCGAATACGGTGATATGCAGCTGATCTGCGAAGCATACTTTCTAATGGAGCAGGTGCTGGGCTATGGAGCAGAAAAGCTCCATGATACGTTTGCAGAATGGAATAAGGGTGAACTGGACAGTTATCTGATTGAAATCACTGCTGATATATTCACAAAGACTGACAGGGATACAGGGAAGCCATTAGTCGATGTTATTCTTGATACTGCCGGACAAAAGGGCACAGGTAAATGGACAAGCAAAAACGCCCTCGACCATGGGGTTCCTCTTCCAATCATTACCGAATCTGTTTTTGCACGGTTCCTTTCAGCTATAAAGGATGAGCGAGTAAAAGCGAGCGGAATTTTAAAGGGACCTGAACAGGCATCAGGTGTTGCTGAAAATAAAGAAGAATGGGCAGAAGCTATACGTAAAGCTCTTTATATGAGCAAGCTTTGTTCATATGCCCAAGGGTTCGCCCAGTTAAAAGCAGCTTCCGGGGAGTATGGCTGGAACCTTCCTTTAGGAGATATCGCAATGATCTTCCGGGGAGGATGCATTATCCGGGCCGGGTTCCTGCAAAACATAAAAGACGCATATGACAGAGATCCGGAACTGGCAAATTTACTGATCGACCCATATTTCCAGAAGATAACTGCTGAATATCAAACCGCATTAAGGGAAGTCGTCGCCCTTGGAATAAAACACGGGATTCCTCTTCCTGCTTTCTCCGCGGCTATAGCCTACTATGACAGTTACAGAACCGAACGCCTTCCTGCCAACCTTCTGCAGGCACAGCGGGATTATTTCGGAGCACATACGTACCAGAGAACAGACAAAGAAGGAACTTTCCATACAGAGTGGCTTGATTAA